The following proteins are encoded in a genomic region of Dyadobacter sp. UC 10:
- a CDS encoding glycosyl-4,4'-diaponeurosporenoate acyltransferase CrtO family protein: MRKPLTLTLIIIITIALIYGVSHYIDMQGFSFAWIINFLLMGCVLYFTETLKSPLTSAYYQEKAWEKKGKIYEYLGINIFRKILIWVGWERLNKKSNPIRKNTQTLLQLHYRTKQSEFGHVIIFIIVLGFNILVAFKYGYNRSMWLLVLNILLNLYPIFLQRYNRPRIERAINLSKRQ; the protein is encoded by the coding sequence ATGCGGAAACCTCTAACGCTGACTTTGATTATCATCATTACCATTGCCCTCATCTACGGCGTTTCGCATTACATCGATATGCAAGGCTTTTCATTTGCGTGGATAATCAACTTTTTGCTAATGGGCTGCGTGCTTTATTTTACAGAAACGTTGAAGAGCCCGCTGACGAGTGCATATTATCAAGAAAAGGCCTGGGAAAAGAAAGGGAAAATATATGAGTACCTGGGAATCAATATCTTTAGAAAGATTTTGATATGGGTCGGATGGGAAAGGCTGAACAAGAAGTCAAACCCGATCCGGAAGAATACCCAAACTTTACTGCAGCTGCATTACCGCACGAAGCAGTCTGAATTCGGGCATGTTATCATTTTCATCATTGTGCTCGGATTCAATATCTTGGTAGCATTTAAATATGGATATAACAGGTCCATGTGGTTGCTGGTGCTCAATATCCTGCTGAATTTGTATCCGATTTTTCTTCAACGATACAATCGGCCACGCATAGAGCGAGCAATCAATCTGAGTAAACGCCAATAA
- a CDS encoding gliding motility protein GldB-related protein has translation MGEAKQYKAAARNYHAEGEARRILAYKRQPAVNATYFYAMAQMPDSALVSLEKAVKLYGFSNKNWIESEPALAAVRKYQAYSHLLRYMFDKENAQRDPDRVAVITSDIALFWKVYDRYKKDSSNAQKLFLTEYFEKGTPDLQEYYRIKTPNIGGIKGFVHNLKIMPEYYASIRANTEQVSTLEDSLRVIFRNLKHWYEPATFPSVAFVIGGWSSGGTVTGYGSILGVDMQAASKGTPTHELNLWQKKNMLPFNELKHVVAHELVHVQQNNMAADTILLRYAIVEGMADFIGELISGRTANQRLHVWAVGNERRVWEEFKKEMYLDRHSNWIANSSQETADRPADLGYWVGYQICKAYFDQAADKKKALHDMLNIRDYRAFLAQSKLDEKISGGNK, from the coding sequence TTGGGCGAAGCAAAGCAATATAAAGCAGCTGCCAGAAACTATCATGCTGAGGGTGAAGCCCGCAGGATACTTGCATACAAAAGACAGCCCGCTGTAAACGCCACCTATTTCTACGCCATGGCCCAAATGCCGGACAGTGCGCTGGTCAGCCTGGAAAAAGCCGTAAAATTATATGGATTTAGCAATAAAAACTGGATAGAATCAGAGCCTGCTTTGGCTGCGGTCCGGAAGTATCAGGCATATTCACACCTGCTACGGTACATGTTCGACAAAGAAAACGCGCAGCGTGATCCCGATCGGGTTGCGGTGATCACGAGCGACATAGCGCTGTTCTGGAAAGTTTATGACCGATATAAAAAAGACTCTTCCAACGCTCAGAAGTTGTTTCTCACCGAATATTTCGAGAAAGGTACCCCCGATTTGCAGGAATATTACAGAATTAAAACTCCAAACATCGGCGGTATCAAAGGTTTTGTTCACAACCTTAAAATTATGCCCGAATATTATGCCAGTATCAGGGCTAACACTGAACAGGTTAGCACATTGGAGGATTCCCTCCGCGTCATATTCCGGAATCTGAAACACTGGTACGAGCCTGCCACTTTTCCCAGTGTAGCTTTTGTAATCGGAGGATGGAGCTCAGGAGGAACTGTTACCGGTTACGGCTCTATCTTGGGGGTCGATATGCAGGCGGCGAGCAAGGGTACGCCCACTCATGAATTGAACTTGTGGCAGAAAAAAAACATGTTGCCATTTAACGAATTGAAGCATGTGGTAGCGCATGAGCTAGTGCATGTACAACAAAATAACATGGCCGCTGACACCATCCTGCTCCGCTATGCGATTGTGGAAGGTATGGCTGATTTTATCGGGGAGCTAATCAGCGGCAGAACGGCCAATCAGCGCCTTCATGTCTGGGCTGTTGGAAATGAACGGAGGGTTTGGGAAGAGTTTAAAAAGGAAATGTATCTGGACCGCCACTCAAACTGGATTGCTAACAGCAGTCAGGAGACAGCCGACCGCCCAGCCGACTTGGGTTATTGGGTAGGCTATCAAATCTGCAAAGCTTATTTTGATCAGGCAGCCGATAAGAAAAAGGCGCTGCACGACATGCTGAACATCAGGGATTACAGGGCATTTTTGGCGCAGAGTAAATTGGATGAGAAAATTTCTGGAGGTAACAAATAA
- a CDS encoding HD domain-containing protein → MNKRKIINDPVYGFITISSDLLYDLVDHPFFQRLRRIKQLGLADIVYPGALHTRFHHALGAMHLMSQALRALQEKGHLIWEPELEAAQAAILLHDLGHGPCSHVLESVMLPGVEHESITLAMMKELNRQMGGRLDIAIQMFEGTYPRRFFHQMISSQLDMDRMDYLNRDSFYTGVIEGSIGADRLIKMLDISHDQLVVEEKGLLSIENFLHARRLMYWQVYLHKTLLSAQAMLTQILFRARKLASNGDQLFATPDFDRFLRNNFTLHDFDTQPDLIAAFNGLDDNDVWASVKAWKTHEDPVLSVLCRKLLNRDLFKIQFYKERPGVEVLEPLKEQLRSAGVRGEDLDYFLVEGETANWAYAKEQDPIRVKMKNGTLLDIADASDIPTIEALTKIVRKYYVCWGKNVSLRG, encoded by the coding sequence TTGAATAAAAGAAAAATAATCAATGACCCTGTCTACGGGTTTATCACGATTTCCTCGGATCTGCTCTATGACCTGGTAGATCACCCATTTTTTCAGCGTCTGAGGAGAATCAAGCAGCTGGGCCTTGCCGATATCGTTTATCCCGGCGCATTGCATACACGTTTTCATCACGCGCTTGGCGCAATGCACTTAATGAGCCAGGCCCTCAGAGCTTTGCAGGAAAAAGGACACCTTATTTGGGAGCCGGAGCTGGAAGCGGCGCAGGCTGCGATCCTGCTGCATGATCTGGGCCACGGCCCCTGTTCGCACGTTCTTGAAAGTGTCATGCTGCCGGGCGTGGAGCACGAATCGATTACGCTCGCGATGATGAAAGAATTGAACAGGCAAATGGGAGGCCGGCTCGACATTGCGATACAAATGTTTGAGGGTACTTATCCGCGCAGGTTCTTTCATCAGATGATTTCCAGTCAGCTGGATATGGACAGGATGGACTACCTCAACAGGGACAGCTTTTATACAGGCGTGATCGAAGGTTCTATCGGTGCCGACAGGCTGATCAAGATGCTGGATATCAGTCATGATCAGTTGGTAGTAGAAGAAAAGGGATTACTGAGCATTGAGAATTTTCTGCACGCCCGCAGGCTTATGTACTGGCAGGTTTACCTTCACAAGACCTTGCTGAGTGCGCAGGCAATGCTCACCCAGATCCTCTTCCGTGCCCGGAAGCTGGCAAGCAACGGGGATCAATTATTTGCCACCCCGGACTTTGACAGGTTTTTGCGCAACAATTTCACGCTGCACGACTTCGATACCCAGCCTGATTTGATTGCGGCTTTCAACGGTTTGGATGATAATGACGTATGGGCTTCTGTGAAAGCATGGAAAACACACGAAGATCCGGTTCTGTCCGTTTTATGCAGAAAATTACTAAACAGGGATTTGTTTAAGATCCAGTTTTACAAGGAACGCCCGGGTGTCGAAGTCCTGGAACCGCTGAAAGAACAGCTCAGGAGCGCGGGTGTCAGGGGGGAAGATCTCGATTATTTTTTAGTAGAAGGAGAAACAGCCAATTGGGCTTACGCAAAAGAGCAGGACCCGATCCGTGTTAAAATGAAGAACGGAACTTTACTTGATATTGCAGATGCTTCGGACATTCCGACCATTGAAGCGCTCACTAAGATTGTACGCAAGTACTATGTATGTTGGGGTAAAAATGTATCTTTGCGTGGTTAG
- the lpxD gene encoding UDP-3-O-(3-hydroxymyristoyl)glucosamine N-acyltransferase, translating to MKFTVSEIAQMLDGTIVGDEKITIDSAAKIEEGRPGCISFLANSKYEPYVYSTLSSAVIVNKDFVPKKEVSTTLIYVENAYTAFTILLEEYQKRLAQNKLGIEQPCFIGTNSQVGADVYRGAFSYIGDNCVVGNGVKIYPNTYLGDNVTIGDHTVIHTGARIFKNTVIGKNCVISANAVIGGDGFGFAPQADGTYKTIPQLGNVIIEDDVNIGSNTTIDCATMGSTIIRQGVKIDNLVQIAHNVEIGKNTVIAAQSGVSGSTIVGEQCVIAGQVGLVGHITVANNTKIGAQSGLGKSIKKEGLSLSGSPARDLNEHLRSMALVRRLPEMEERLKDLERKQETSDFQ from the coding sequence ATGAAATTTACTGTCAGCGAGATTGCCCAAATGCTTGATGGAACTATTGTTGGAGATGAAAAAATTACAATTGATTCGGCTGCTAAAATTGAGGAAGGGCGTCCGGGCTGCATATCCTTTTTAGCCAATAGCAAATACGAACCTTACGTCTATTCCACACTTTCTTCCGCAGTTATAGTAAATAAGGACTTTGTTCCCAAAAAAGAGGTTTCCACTACCTTAATATATGTGGAAAATGCTTACACCGCTTTCACCATTCTTCTGGAAGAATATCAAAAACGTCTTGCGCAAAACAAATTGGGCATCGAGCAGCCTTGCTTTATCGGCACCAACAGCCAGGTAGGTGCAGACGTTTATCGCGGCGCTTTCTCTTACATCGGTGATAATTGTGTAGTAGGCAACGGGGTTAAAATCTATCCCAATACCTATCTGGGCGACAATGTGACGATTGGAGATCATACTGTTATTCATACAGGCGCACGGATTTTTAAGAATACAGTAATTGGTAAGAATTGTGTCATCTCAGCCAATGCTGTGATCGGCGGTGACGGTTTTGGCTTTGCACCACAAGCTGACGGCACCTATAAAACGATTCCGCAATTAGGAAACGTAATCATTGAAGACGATGTCAATATCGGGTCAAATACAACGATTGACTGCGCAACAATGGGATCGACTATTATCAGACAGGGAGTTAAAATCGATAACCTTGTTCAGATCGCACATAATGTGGAGATTGGAAAAAATACCGTAATTGCGGCACAGTCCGGAGTGTCGGGGTCGACAATTGTGGGCGAGCAATGTGTCATAGCGGGGCAGGTCGGGCTGGTTGGCCATATTACAGTAGCAAATAATACCAAGATCGGGGCTCAAAGCGGATTAGGCAAGTCTATTAAAAAAGAGGGCTTGTCGCTTTCCGGATCTCCGGCACGTGATTTAAATGAGCATTTAAGATCCATGGCGCTGGTAAGAAGGCTTCCTGAAATGGAGGAGCGCCTGAAAGATCTTGAAAGAAAGCAGGAAACTTCTGATTTTCAATAG
- a CDS encoding bifunctional UDP-3-O-[3-hydroxymyristoyl] N-acetylglucosamine deacetylase/3-hydroxyacyl-ACP dehydratase, giving the protein MNEKQQTISRSVSVTGVGLHTGVVATMTFVPAPANHGYKFQRVDLPDQPIVDADVDNVVDLSRGTTIEQNGARIHTVEHTLAALVGLQIDNVLIQLDGPEPPIMDGSSIKFVDALLDAGIEEQNAYRNYFEVPEYVHYINKEKDTELVALPLSDYRLTVMVDYNSTVISSQHASLNDITLFKDDIAECRTFVFLHELEALYRQNLIKGGDLTNAIVIVDREVRDGELDHLSQLLNKPKVSVNKSKGILNNVDLHYPNEMARHKLLDLIGDLALVGRPLKAQILAARPGHAANVALAKKIKKLIKSGKGDIPQYDPNKAPIFDINQIGNLLAHRYPFQMIDKIIALDENSVVGVKNVTINEQFFLGHFPGNPVMPGVLQLEAMAQTGGILVLTSVPDPDNYWPYLIGIDACRFRRNVFPGDTVIFKCEFTSPMKRGIVKMSGRGYVAGQLVCEADMIASLVKKK; this is encoded by the coding sequence ATGAACGAAAAACAACAAACCATTTCCAGATCAGTATCCGTAACGGGAGTGGGTTTACATACGGGTGTAGTTGCGACGATGACGTTCGTTCCGGCGCCAGCCAACCACGGATACAAGTTCCAGCGCGTCGATTTACCGGATCAGCCTATTGTAGACGCCGATGTGGACAACGTGGTAGATCTTTCAAGAGGGACCACCATTGAGCAGAACGGAGCCCGCATTCATACGGTGGAGCATACGCTCGCTGCTTTAGTAGGATTACAGATTGATAATGTACTGATCCAGCTTGACGGCCCGGAGCCTCCCATTATGGATGGCAGTTCGATCAAATTTGTAGACGCGCTGCTTGACGCAGGGATTGAAGAGCAAAATGCCTACCGCAATTACTTTGAAGTTCCCGAATACGTACATTATATCAATAAGGAAAAAGACACAGAGCTGGTCGCGTTACCGCTTTCTGATTACAGGCTGACGGTGATGGTTGATTATAACTCAACCGTGATCAGCAGCCAGCACGCTTCTTTAAATGATATTACCTTATTTAAAGATGATATCGCAGAATGCCGCACGTTTGTCTTTTTGCATGAGCTGGAAGCATTGTACCGCCAGAACCTGATCAAAGGAGGCGACCTTACCAATGCGATCGTGATCGTGGACCGCGAGGTACGCGATGGTGAGCTGGATCATTTGTCACAACTTTTGAACAAACCAAAAGTGAGTGTCAACAAATCCAAGGGGATATTGAATAATGTAGACCTGCATTATCCCAACGAAATGGCCCGGCACAAGCTGCTGGACCTCATCGGTGACCTTGCTCTGGTAGGGCGACCGCTGAAAGCGCAGATACTTGCTGCACGTCCCGGGCACGCAGCGAATGTAGCGCTGGCTAAAAAGATCAAGAAACTGATCAAGTCCGGAAAAGGAGATATTCCACAATACGACCCGAACAAAGCGCCGATATTTGACATCAATCAGATCGGTAACCTGCTGGCGCACCGTTATCCTTTCCAAATGATCGACAAGATCATCGCCCTGGACGAAAACAGTGTAGTAGGGGTGAAAAACGTAACGATTAATGAGCAGTTTTTTCTGGGACACTTTCCTGGAAACCCCGTTATGCCTGGCGTTCTGCAACTGGAAGCGATGGCGCAGACCGGCGGGATCCTGGTACTCACAAGCGTTCCGGATCCTGATAATTACTGGCCTTATCTGATAGGTATAGACGCCTGCCGTTTCCGCCGTAATGTTTTCCCTGGTGATACCGTTATTTTCAAATGCGAGTTTACTTCTCCGATGAAAAGAGGTATCGTAAAAATGAGTGGCCGTGGATACGTCGCGGGCCAACTGGTATGTGAAGCTGATATGATAGCAAGCCTGGTAAAGAAAAAATGA
- the lpxA gene encoding acyl-ACP--UDP-N-acetylglucosamine O-acyltransferase, whose product MTPTLAYIHSDAKVAQNVEIEPFAMIHSDVEIGEGTWIGSHAVINSGARIGKNCRIYPGAVISATPQDLKYNNEYTLTVIGDNTTIREYATISRGTEEHWKTVVGSDCLIMAYAHVAHDCRVGNNCIVGNNVQMAGHVHVGDWAIVSALSAVHQFVKIGAHSFVSGASLVRKDVPPFTKAAREPISYVGINSVGLRRRGYSNDKIVEIQNIYRYIFMRGLNNAEALQKIELELPPSNERDEIINFVRNSERGIMKSPFQTNGASETEA is encoded by the coding sequence ATGACACCAACCTTAGCATATATTCATTCTGACGCGAAAGTCGCTCAAAATGTTGAGATTGAGCCTTTTGCCATGATCCATTCCGATGTTGAGATTGGTGAGGGTACCTGGATCGGCTCACACGCTGTAATCAATTCGGGCGCGAGGATCGGCAAAAATTGCCGGATCTATCCCGGCGCTGTTATTTCCGCAACGCCGCAGGATCTGAAGTACAACAATGAATACACACTTACTGTTATCGGCGACAATACAACGATCAGAGAGTATGCAACTATCAGCAGAGGTACAGAAGAGCATTGGAAAACCGTTGTAGGTTCCGATTGCCTCATAATGGCCTATGCACACGTTGCACACGATTGCCGGGTTGGTAACAATTGTATCGTTGGGAATAATGTGCAAATGGCTGGCCATGTACACGTCGGTGATTGGGCCATTGTGAGTGCGTTAAGTGCTGTACATCAGTTTGTTAAGATAGGAGCTCATTCGTTTGTCTCAGGTGCTTCCCTGGTCCGCAAAGATGTGCCTCCATTTACAAAAGCAGCGCGGGAGCCTATTTCCTATGTGGGTATCAACTCCGTAGGTCTCAGACGCAGAGGGTACAGCAATGATAAGATTGTAGAGATCCAGAATATTTACCGTTACATATTCATGCGCGGGCTGAATAATGCCGAAGCTTTGCAAAAAATAGAACTGGAACTTCCGCCGTCAAATGAGCGTGACGAGATTATCAATTTTGTTCGGAATTCAGAACGAGGTATTATGAAGAGTCCCTTTCAAACCAACGGGGCAAGCGAGACAGAAGCTTAA
- a CDS encoding helix-turn-helix domain-containing protein — protein sequence MGKNRKHSAELRLAVVKSYLGGGGINELARRFGITRSCIQKWVGHYKQGGGSSLLPQYGRDYTIEFKQQVVFAYQKQGLSLNECCFKFKIPSKSTLHVWVRQYEQFGIDGFSTARGRPRSMKNKPKIIKTYGPLTRLEQLENENLRLRAENDLLKKLDALIRQKEAAQKKKR from the coding sequence ATGGGTAAAAACAGAAAACACAGTGCAGAGTTGAGGTTAGCGGTTGTAAAATCTTATTTAGGCGGAGGTGGTATTAATGAATTGGCCAGACGCTTTGGGATTACTAGGTCCTGTATACAGAAATGGGTGGGACACTATAAACAAGGCGGCGGTTCAAGTCTTTTGCCGCAATACGGGCGCGATTACACAATAGAATTTAAGCAACAAGTTGTGTTCGCTTATCAGAAACAGGGTTTATCTTTGAATGAGTGCTGCTTCAAATTTAAAATACCCAGTAAAAGTACTTTACATGTTTGGGTCCGGCAGTATGAGCAGTTTGGTATAGATGGTTTTAGCACGGCCCGTGGCAGGCCCAGGTCTATGAAAAACAAACCCAAGATCATAAAAACATACGGTCCATTGACCCGGTTAGAGCAGCTCGAAAACGAAAACCTGCGCCTGAGGGCAGAAAATGACTTGCTAAAAAAGTTGGATGCCTTAATCCGCCAGAAGGAAGCTGCGCAAAAGAAAAAGCGTTGA
- a CDS encoding IS3 family transposase, protein MELFEIPRSNFYYHIKNSAQASKYKEAKKQIRQVYDRHKGRFGYRRITMMIRKMGSELNHKTVLKLMKSMGLKSLIRLKRYRSYKGQTGRVAPNILNRDFKSEKPSQKWATDVSEFRVKDKKLFLSPIIDLFNGEIISYNLSESANFKQVTQMLETAFKKINKPENLVLHSDQGWQYQMSKYQKILESKGIIQSMSRKGNCLDNAIIENFFGTIKSELFYLNKYQSTDQLKEDIKEYIDYYNNDRIRLNLNGMSPAQYRAHHTNR, encoded by the coding sequence TTGGAGCTCTTTGAAATACCCAGGAGCAATTTCTACTACCATATTAAAAATAGCGCTCAGGCCAGCAAGTATAAGGAGGCGAAAAAGCAGATCAGGCAAGTTTACGATCGGCATAAGGGAAGGTTCGGCTACCGTCGCATCACAATGATGATCAGGAAGATGGGCAGCGAGCTCAACCATAAAACGGTCTTAAAGCTGATGAAGTCCATGGGCCTGAAATCGTTGATCCGTCTCAAAAGGTACCGCTCTTACAAAGGCCAGACAGGCAGGGTTGCGCCCAATATTCTCAACAGGGATTTTAAATCTGAAAAACCATCACAGAAATGGGCGACGGATGTCTCCGAGTTCAGGGTGAAAGACAAAAAACTTTTTCTGTCTCCTATTATTGACCTGTTTAATGGAGAAATCATCAGTTACAACCTGTCCGAATCAGCTAATTTTAAGCAAGTAACACAAATGCTCGAAACGGCATTTAAAAAGATCAATAAGCCAGAAAATCTGGTACTGCATTCCGACCAGGGCTGGCAATACCAAATGAGTAAATATCAAAAAATACTTGAATCGAAGGGTATTATCCAAAGCATGTCCAGAAAAGGCAACTGCCTGGACAATGCGATTATTGAAAACTTTTTTGGCACCATTAAATCAGAGTTGTTCTACCTGAACAAATACCAAAGCACCGACCAGCTGAAAGAAGACATCAAGGAATATATCGACTACTACAACAACGACAGGATCAGGCTTAATTTAAATGGAATGAGCCCGGCACAATACCGGGCTCATCACACTAATCGTTAA
- a CDS encoding MOSC domain-containing protein has translation MHLSEIWIYPVKSLGGIRLSEAKMEERGLQLDRRWMIIDENNKFVTQRTLPKMALIDVYVTSEGLKILNRTEPDNAFTVPFQPVTSHPRTVTIWDDVVEAVTVSNEADQWLSEQLGFPAQLVKMPENTERKADPKYAKNGEIVSFADGYPFLIISEASLQELNTKLESEITMRRFRPNFVISGTRPFEEDQWKNVNIGAATFEIVKPCARCVLTTIDPQTAEKGPEPLKTLATFRKFNNKIMFGQNAVAKILATLREGDIVTVGA, from the coding sequence ATGCACCTTTCAGAAATCTGGATCTATCCTGTAAAATCACTGGGCGGAATCCGGCTCAGTGAGGCGAAAATGGAAGAAAGAGGACTGCAATTAGATCGCCGCTGGATGATCATCGATGAAAACAATAAGTTCGTCACGCAGCGCACTTTGCCCAAAATGGCCCTGATAGATGTCTATGTGACCAGCGAAGGCTTAAAAATCCTAAACCGAACAGAGCCGGACAATGCATTTACAGTACCATTCCAGCCAGTTACTTCTCACCCCCGAACAGTCACGATCTGGGATGATGTGGTGGAAGCTGTTACGGTTTCTAATGAGGCGGATCAGTGGTTGAGTGAGCAACTCGGTTTTCCAGCGCAACTGGTAAAAATGCCTGAGAATACCGAAAGAAAAGCCGATCCGAAATATGCAAAAAATGGTGAAATCGTAAGTTTTGCAGATGGATACCCATTCCTGATTATTTCGGAAGCTTCATTGCAGGAACTGAATACAAAGCTCGAAAGTGAAATTACTATGCGGCGCTTTCGGCCAAATTTTGTAATCTCCGGAACTAGGCCATTCGAAGAAGATCAATGGAAGAATGTGAATATCGGTGCTGCGACTTTTGAAATAGTCAAACCCTGCGCCCGCTGCGTACTCACGACAATCGACCCACAGACAGCTGAAAAAGGCCCGGAACCACTTAAAACCCTGGCTACCTTTCGAAAATTCAATAACAAGATTATGTTCGGTCAAAATGCCGTAGCCAAGATATTGGCTACGTTGCGCGAGGGTGATATCGTTACGGTTGGAGCATAA
- the tsaD gene encoding tRNA (adenosine(37)-N6)-threonylcarbamoyltransferase complex transferase subunit TsaD, with the protein MTILAIESSCDETSAAVITNGEIRSNVVATQLIHTLYGGVVPELASRAHQQHILPVADKALNDAKVTKKDLDAIAFTRGPGLLGALLVGTSFAKSMALGLGIPLIEVNHMQAHVLAHFIDDPKPAFPFLCLTVSGGHTQIVKVSSPLEMEIIGETRDDAVGEAFDKTAKLLELPYPGGPLIDKYAAAGDPNAYAFPLPEMPGLDFSFSGIKTSFMYFLQKQVRENPAFITENIADVCASIQYTLVDILLKKLKKASRETGIKEIAIAGGVSANSGLRKSILEMGQNQRWNVYIPAFEYCTDNAAMIAIAAHYKFIEGDFCDQTVSPLARMDF; encoded by the coding sequence ATGACCATCCTCGCCATTGAATCTTCTTGTGACGAAACCTCCGCGGCCGTAATCACTAACGGGGAAATCCGCTCCAATGTTGTTGCTACGCAGCTCATTCACACCCTTTACGGAGGAGTAGTGCCCGAATTGGCATCGCGTGCGCATCAGCAACATATTCTACCAGTAGCAGACAAAGCGTTGAATGACGCAAAAGTAACAAAAAAAGACCTGGATGCCATTGCTTTTACGCGTGGACCGGGCTTGCTGGGCGCGCTGCTGGTAGGTACTTCATTTGCCAAATCCATGGCGCTGGGGCTCGGCATCCCGCTGATCGAGGTGAATCATATGCAGGCGCACGTACTTGCGCATTTCATCGATGACCCCAAACCTGCATTCCCGTTTCTATGTCTGACTGTAAGTGGCGGACATACTCAGATCGTAAAAGTTTCGTCGCCGCTGGAAATGGAAATTATAGGAGAAACACGCGATGACGCAGTGGGAGAAGCATTTGATAAAACCGCCAAACTACTTGAGCTTCCCTACCCCGGTGGCCCGCTGATCGATAAATATGCCGCAGCAGGTGATCCGAACGCCTACGCATTTCCACTTCCTGAAATGCCCGGCCTGGACTTTTCTTTCAGCGGTATCAAGACGTCTTTTATGTATTTTCTACAAAAACAGGTGCGCGAAAATCCGGCGTTCATCACCGAAAATATAGCTGATGTATGTGCCAGTATTCAGTATACGCTGGTTGATATTTTATTGAAAAAACTAAAAAAAGCTTCCCGGGAAACCGGAATTAAGGAGATCGCGATCGCAGGAGGTGTTTCGGCAAATTCGGGCCTGCGCAAATCCATTTTAGAAATGGGCCAGAATCAGCGCTGGAATGTTTATATCCCCGCATTTGAATACTGTACCGACAATGCGGCGATGATCGCCATTGCGGCGCATTATAAATTCATCGAAGGCGATTTTTGCGATCAGACAGTGAGCCCGCTTGCGAGAATGGATTTTTGA